One Alligator mississippiensis isolate rAllMis1 chromosome 1, rAllMis1, whole genome shotgun sequence genomic window carries:
- the LOC132249255 gene encoding zinc finger protein 883-like: MVKLSLTTSQTGYRGPAPELICRIQGGQVELWVCCDEDRGAISRSEDVLPGHAWLLSRTEEPAAEEEAGKLEPAWASLGSMGEVDSLTPATDQWHKGQGMLQKQENVAVNKVPSLFGHWSEEGKQARNSPRSRDEFVVLRHQKRQKGKAHWRETLHARQGSMGGLRGKQEPTTKRRGRAHSCPECKKSFSCPSRLALHKIKHAGEKPHVSTKCGKSLTSLSVQRRQQPHGCTRCGKSFRQPSSLARHRCMHTREKRHPCSVCGKSFTWSSDLVRHQLIHTGEKPHHCSVCGKSFAQSWNLTKHQRIHTGEKPYQCSVCQKSFTYISSLKQHQHIHTGEKPFQCSVCGKSFTQSSHLAEHQRLHTGEKQHRCSECGKSFTRPSHLTHHQLIHTGEKPHQCSVCGKSFTNRSGLTRHQLIHTGEKPYHCSVCGKRFTQRSHLAEHQRIHTGEKPHQCSVCGKSFTYISSLTLHQRIHTGEKPHQCSACGKSFTNRSNLTQHQRIHTGEKPYQCSVCQKSFTYISSLKQHQHIHTGEKPFQCSVCGKSFTQSSHLAEHHRLHTGEKTHRCSECGKSFTRPSHLTHHQLIHTGEKPHQCFVCGKSFTNRSVLTRHQLIHTGKKPHQCSACGKSFTKRSCLTRHQLIHTGEKPYHCSVCGKRFTQCSHLSEHQRIHTGEKPHRCSECGKSFTRPSHLTHHQLIHTGEKPHQCSVCGKSFSRSSHLTRHQLIHTGK; this comes from the exons ATGGTTAAACTCTCTCTAACCACTtcccaaacaggatatcgaggccctgcccctgaactgatctgccgcatccagggaggacaggtggagctctgggtctgttgtgatgaggaccgtggggcaatctcgaggtcggaggacgtgctgccag gacatgcctggttgctgagcagaactgaagagccagctgctgaggaggaggctggaaagctggagccagcatgggcttccctggggagtatgggtgaAGTGGATTCCCTGACCCCAGCAACAGACCAATGGCACAAGGGTCAGGGGATGCTCCAAaagcaggagaatgtagcagtgaacaaGGTCCCGTCTCTATTTGGGCAttggagtgaagaagggaaaCAAGCCCGAAACAGCCCAAGGTCCAGGGATGAATTTGTGGTGCTGAGACACcagaagaggcagaaaggaaaggcgcactggagagagacactgcatgcaagGCAAGGCAGTATGGggggcctcagagggaagcaggagcccaCCACCAAGCGCAGGGGgagagcccactcctgccctgagtgcaaGAAGAGTTTTAGCTGCCCCTCgcgcctggctctgcacaagataaagcatgctggggagaagccccatgttagcaccaagtgtgggaagagcttgaccagcctctctgtgcagaggaggcagcagccacacgGCTGCACaaggtgtgggaagagcttcaggcagccctccagtctagccaggcacaggtgcatgcacacaagggagaagcgtcatccttgctctgtgtgtgggaagagtttcacctggtcCTCTGACCTGGTCCGTCATCAgctgatccacacaggggagaagccacatcattgctctgtgtgtgggaagagcttcgcccAATCGTGGAACCTGaccaagcaccagcgcatccacacaggggagaagccatatcagtgctctgtgtgtcagaagagcttcacctacatctccagcctgaaacagcaccagcatatccacacaggggagaagccatttcagtgctctgtgtgtgggaagagcttcacccagtcctcccacctagctgagcaccagcgcctccacacaggggagaagcaacatcgctgttctgagtgtgggaagagcttcacccgaccctcccacctgacccatcaccagctcatccacacaggggagaagccacatcagtgctctgtgtgtgggaagagcttcaccaaccgCTCCGGTCTGacccggcaccagctcatccacacaggggagaagccatatcactgctctgtctgtgggaagagattcacccagcgctcccacctagctgagcaccagcgcatccacacaggggagaagccacatcagtgctctgtgtgtgggaagagcttcacctacatctccagcctgacactgcaccagcgcatccacacaggggagaagccacatcagtgctctgcatgtgggaagagcttcaccaaccgCTCCAATCTGacacagcaccagcgcatccacacaggggagaagccatatcagtgctctgtgtgtcagaagagcttcacctacatctccagcctgaaacagcaccagcatatccacacaggggagaagccatttcagtgctctgtgtgtgggaagagcttcacccagtcctcccacctagctgagcaccaccgcctccacacaggggagaagacacatcgctgttctgagtgtgggaagagcttcacccgaccctcccacctgacccatcaccagctcatccacacaggggagaagccacatcagtgctttgtgtgtgggaagagcttcaccaaccgCTCCGTTCTGacccggcaccagctcatccacacaggaaagaagccacatcagtgctctgcgtgtgggaagagcttcaccaagcGCTCCTGTCTGActcggcaccagctcatccacacaggggagaagccatatcactgctctgtctgtgggaagagattcacccaATGCTCCCATCTATctgagcaccagcgcatccacacaggggagaagccacatcgctgttctgagtgtgggaagagcttcacccgaccctcccacctgacccatcaccagctcatccacacaggggagaagccacatcagtgctctgtgtgtgggaagagcttcagccgaTCCTCCCACCTGACCCGGCATCAGCTGATCCACACAGGGAAGTAG